The following are encoded in a window of Candidatus Hinthialibacter antarcticus genomic DNA:
- a CDS encoding twin-arginine translocation signal domain-containing protein, protein MDGPINRREFVGGCAAGAIALAANRVQANQQSNWPLQMPKVKIHQLYIGRTGGIYLSRPEAEIQRFEDHLKHIEQTLGDVEFVGGEIIPPENVDALLPKIKQADGVLFFHLSGHGGGAPEQAMKKIIETGVQATVFSQPFSGHGWMYFPRWQKEGHKVMLAPSSDWSEIDRAVKLMRVAPHLKRTRMLVIRGPLGTEAACSAEKVKDTLGVE, encoded by the coding sequence ATGGACGGACCAATCAATCGTAGGGAATTTGTGGGTGGGTGCGCAGCGGGGGCGATTGCTCTCGCAGCGAACCGGGTTCAGGCAAATCAGCAGTCCAACTGGCCGCTTCAAATGCCGAAGGTGAAAATTCATCAGTTGTATATTGGGCGCACTGGAGGAATTTATCTCTCCCGGCCCGAAGCGGAAATTCAACGCTTCGAAGACCATTTGAAACATATTGAACAAACACTTGGTGATGTTGAGTTCGTTGGCGGCGAGATCATCCCGCCGGAGAATGTTGACGCTCTTCTGCCCAAGATCAAACAAGCGGACGGCGTATTGTTTTTTCATCTTTCAGGACACGGGGGCGGCGCGCCTGAACAGGCGATGAAAAAAATCATTGAGACAGGCGTCCAAGCCACGGTGTTTAGCCAACCATTCAGCGGACACGGCTGGATGTATTTTCCCCGTTGGCAAAAAGAAGGTCACAAAGTCATGCTGGCGCCCAGCAGCGATTGGAGCGAGATTGACCGCGCCGTCAAGTTGATGCGCGTCGCGCCCCATTTGAAACGCACACGCATGTTAGTGATTCGCGGGCCGCTGGGCACCGAAGCGGCATGTTCGGCTGAGAAGGTCAAAGATACGCTTGGCGTTGAAAT